Proteins encoded together in one Staphylococcus aureus window:
- a CDS encoding DUF2922 domain-containing protein, producing MTKTLELSFKSSLDKPVKLQLPQLNNVVTEQVARDSMNALVDLNIIKSNSGTITKVHSAQIIDKTTTVLFEDKK from the coding sequence ATGACTAAAACACTTGAATTAAGTTTTAAATCTTCACTAGACAAGCCTGTAAAACTGCAATTACCACAATTAAACAACGTAGTGACCGAGCAAGTTGCACGTGATAGTATGAATGCATTAGTAGATTTAAATATTATAAAGTCAAATAGTGGTACTATCACCAAAGTACATTCTGCTCAAATTATTGATAAAACAACAACTGTTTTATTTGAAGATAAGAAATAG
- a CDS encoding DUF1659 domain-containing protein, with amino-acid sequence MSKINHITIVLSFTKVDANGKQTEFKRRFANINPDASNDQIKTFSKLIERLTGETYSNIELIKSLSI; translated from the coding sequence ATGAGTAAAATAAACCACATCACTATTGTATTATCATTTACTAAAGTAGACGCTAACGGCAAACAAACAGAATTTAAGCGTCGATTCGCTAACATTAACCCTGATGCATCAAACGACCAAATTAAAACATTCAGCAAACTTATTGAGCGACTTACTGGAGAAACATATAGCAATATCGAACTCATCAAATCTTTATCAATTTAA